TGAATAACAGCATTCACTAGTTTTGATAATTTAAAATATGCATATTTCGCATATTAAGGAAAAGATATGGATGACAACACAAAATATTTAAAAACAGTAATAATTGACAAACTTATAGAAAATGAAGCTCATGAATTCGAAGATGTGACTATAGAAGAAGCACGTCTCAATCTATTTTTAAATGGAGAAAAAGCCATATCAATGATGACTATACCAAAAGATCAAGATGCTCATGCAATTGGTTTTTTGATGAGTGAAAATGTTATATCAAGTATAGATGATATTGAGGTTTTAGAAGTAAGTAAAGATGGCTTAAGAGTTGACATAAAAGCTAAAATTGACCAAAATTCTTTACAAAACTTATATAAAGAAAAAACATTGGTTAGTGGCTGTGGTGGTGGAGTCACTGGCAATATTGAAGGCAGTTTAGAAATACCCTTTAATCAAACTGCTTTTAAAATAAAACCTGAAACTATTTATACAGAAGTTAAAAAGTTTTATCAAGAGAGTGAACTTTATAATTTAACAGGATGTGTACACAAAGCTATGATTTATTTGCTTGAAGGATCAACTATTACAGCAGAAGATATTGGAAGACATAATGCAATTGATAAAGTTATGGGGAAATGTAAACTTCAAAAACTAGATACAACAAAGTCTATACTTTTTGTATCAGGAAGATTAAGTTCAGAAATGGTTACAAAAGCTGTTATGCATAAAATCCCAATTATAGTTTCAAGAACAGCCCCAACTTATCTTGGAGTTCAAACAGCTCATAAACATGGACTTACATTAATTGGTTTTGCTAGAGGTAAAAAGATGAATTTATATACTCATAGTGGGAGAATAGATGTCTAGTATAGATGATAAAGTAAATATACAACTTGATGATACTCAAAAAGAGTTTCTATATACAAACTTAGATGAAGAGGGGAAACTCTCTTGTCTAAAAGCTTTTAAAGTGGCAAGAAAAATAGGAAGAAAACCAATGGAGATGTCTGCTATTACAAAAAGCTTAGGTATAAAAATTACAAATTGTGAGCTTGGAGTTTTTGGAAAGCTAAAATTTAAAGATCCAAATATAAATGTATACAACAGAATCAAACAAAACTATATGGGACATAAAACTTTAGAGTGCAAAGTTTTATGGGATGAAGCACAAAAATCTACACTTAAAACAGTAGGTTCTACTGTAAAAAATTCTGATATTGAAGTTACACATTGTCAACTTGGATGCTTTAGAGAAAAGAAAGGTTTAAAAAATGAACATAAAAGTTAAAGTTTGGATTGAGGATGATAATAAAAACCTTATTTTTGGAAGTGGGAAAACTGAAATTTTAGAATACATTGACTTAACAGGTTCTATTTCAAAAACTGCACAAAAAGTAGGTATGAATTACAAAAAAGCATGGAGTCACATAAAAATCTTAGAGAATTATATAGAAGATGATTTAGTTATTACACAAAAAGGTAGAGGGGAAGGTAGTGGTACTAAACTAACCCCAAAAGCTAAAGAATTAGTAAACTTGTATAAAACTCTTGATGAAGATATAAAAGAGTTTGCTCAAAAAAGATTTAATGAACTCTTTATTCTAAAAGAGGATAAAATTATTAGCACAAAGGAAAATACAAATGCATAAACTAAATATTTTGCAATATAATAATATGCAAAATTTCCATATTAGAGATGAATTAAAATTGAATATTCTAAGTGATAATATTGAATACTTAAATTTAGAGAAAGAATTTTTAGGAAAATATAATTTTTCTAGATTAAATACTTTTTCTTTTTGTAAAGCTGGATTTTTAGACCTATTAATTCAATTAAATAAAAAAGGTAAAATAGCTATTTCTGTTGGTGAAACACAAAGTTTAGTAGAAGCTGGAAAAGAGTTTGAAGAATTAGGGTTTAAATTAACTTGGATAAATTTACAAAAAGATGGCACATTAAATATAAAAGATATTTCAAATATAAAGATTGATTTTGCTTTTATATCTTCCTATGTAATGGATACTTTTGTCAAAATAAACCTTGAAGAAATAAAAAGTTTATCCAAAGCAAAAATAATCTCAAATGCAAGTGCAGCTATTGATAGAACTAGTGATGCTATATATTTTGATTGTTATAAACTTACTGGCTTTTCATTTGATGGAGTAATACTTTTTGATGATGAATTATTTGATGAAAAATCAATAGGTTTTACAAATCCAATAGCAGTTGATTTAATATATGAAGCTTTAAAAAATCAAATTTTTGAGGAAACATCAAAAAAACTATTTGAAGAAAATCTAAAAGAAGTTTTAAAAGATGATATCTACTTTTTTGTAGATAATAAACTGACTCTACCCTACTCTTTGCATTTTGCACTTAAAGGAATAAAAGCAAGAGAATTAATAAGAACCTTAGCCTTAGATAATATACATATTACAAATGGTGAAGGCTGTTCTTTAGGTCTTTCAAAACCTTCACAAATCATC
The nucleotide sequence above comes from Arcobacter sp. F2176. Encoded proteins:
- a CDS encoding winged helix-turn-helix domain-containing protein is translated as MNIKVKVWIEDDNKNLIFGSGKTEILEYIDLTGSISKTAQKVGMNYKKAWSHIKILENYIEDDLVITQKGRGEGSGTKLTPKAKELVNLYKTLDEDIKEFAQKRFNELFILKEDKIISTKENTNA
- a CDS encoding ModE family transcriptional regulator — encoded protein: MSSIDDKVNIQLDDTQKEFLYTNLDEEGKLSCLKAFKVARKIGRKPMEMSAITKSLGIKITNCELGVFGKLKFKDPNINVYNRIKQNYMGHKTLECKVLWDEAQKSTLKTVGSTVKNSDIEVTHCQLGCFREKKGLKNEHKS
- a CDS encoding cysteine desulfurase, translated to MHKLNILQYNNMQNFHIRDELKLNILSDNIEYLNLEKEFLGKYNFSRLNTFSFCKAGFLDLLIQLNKKGKIAISVGETQSLVEAGKEFEELGFKLTWINLQKDGTLNIKDISNIKIDFAFISSYVMDTFVKINLEEIKSLSKAKIISNASAAIDRTSDAIYFDCYKLTGFSFDGVILFDDELFDEKSIGFTNPIAVDLIYEALKNQIFEETSKKLFEENLKEVLKDDIYFFVDNKLTLPYSLHFALKGIKARELIRTLALDNIHITNGEGCSLGLSKPSQIIQAMGYDETTSRNSISFSFDRKYTKEEVEIIVKKLAKKYRQIKVLNEGK
- the fdhD gene encoding formate dehydrogenase accessory sulfurtransferase FdhD, producing the protein MDDNTKYLKTVIIDKLIENEAHEFEDVTIEEARLNLFLNGEKAISMMTIPKDQDAHAIGFLMSENVISSIDDIEVLEVSKDGLRVDIKAKIDQNSLQNLYKEKTLVSGCGGGVTGNIEGSLEIPFNQTAFKIKPETIYTEVKKFYQESELYNLTGCVHKAMIYLLEGSTITAEDIGRHNAIDKVMGKCKLQKLDTTKSILFVSGRLSSEMVTKAVMHKIPIIVSRTAPTYLGVQTAHKHGLTLIGFARGKKMNLYTHSGRIDV